The Sinomicrobium kalidii region AGTGTTGGGAGTTAAGGACGGTAATATTTCATTCATTCGGTTTTACCGATCTGAAGTGAGGCGATGGTCGAAATTCTGAGACAGAAAAGTAGTTTAAACTGTCATTTCGGGCGGAGTCGGGAAATATATCGATCGGATAATAAATCTTCTCGACTTCGCCCGGGGTGACAGAATTGGGAAAGAAGCTGCTTTTCAGACATCTTCTTAGTGATAAGGACCGGTGCTTATCTTTCCCAGAACGGAGGCGGGGTCATCCCCAGCGCACGCAGATATACATATCCCTGCCCGCGGTGGTGTATTTCATTGTCAATAAAATAGAACAGGGAAGCATAAATCTGGTTTTCATACTGGCCAAAGGCAACATCTGTTTCCTGGAAGCGCTCCGGGGAAATCTGTGGCCAGAAAGCATCGATCTGTTCTGTGACCTTATCCCAGAGTTCAAGAATACCTTCCCTGGTTTTTGGCGTGGGCATGTCGTCCATATTGTCCCATTTTCCTGTGGCCACTCCTACAATACCCGGCCGGGCGATCTTTATCATTTCCATAGCCAGTTCTGCGAACGGGCGCATACCGCCTATGGAGAATTCGAAAAGTTCTTTTTCCGGGAAGGCCTCTATGACGCGACGGGTAAGCCTGCGGTGTCCCTGCCAGTGATTAACAAGGTCTTCGGAAGTAACTACGGGATGACCGATGGTTGCGTTTTCAACATTTTTGTTTTCCATGATTCTGAAGTTTTAAGGTTTCTGTACTACAAAGTAAATAGCAGGTGGTGACAGCCCTATGTCAACAGGAAAAAAGGAATTTTTAAAATAATTGTTATTGTAGTATTTGTCCTTTTATTTTTTTGAAAATGAGTTATTTGTCGTCCGTATAATTCGGTTAAGTGTCGTTGGAACGAAAGGAAGAATATCCGGGGAACACAGGTAAGTTGTACATTCGTTTGAAGAAATAGAACAGAAGAGTTAAAACGCAACCAACGATTTATTATGTCAGGAAACTTGTCCGATACCGTTATAGACTGTAAAGAAATTTCCTTTGTCCGAAAGGGATTTACCATTTTGGATACTGTTTCTTTTCAACTACAGCACAACGAATTCCTCGCTATTGTGGGGAGGTCCGGCGCCGGGAAAACCACTTTGGGAAGGTTGCTTGCCAGAAAACTGCAACCTGTTTCCGGAGAACTTATGGTCAGTGCAGCCCGAATAGTGATGGTGGAACAGCAGGACCGGTTTCTGTCTGTTTCCGGAAGGGGGAATACGCATTACAGTCAGCGGTACGAGGCACAGGATACTTCAGACCTGTTAAGTGTTGATGGATATTTACGCCGGGTTCGGAAGGAGATCGGGGTAACAAATGAAGACATCAACAGGGTAGTGGAGCAAACGGGTATAGCCCATATTACCGATAGCAAATTGCTTCAGCTTAGTAACGGAGAGCGAAAACGGACCCAGCTGGCCGTGGCCTTGCTTCGCAAACCGGAAATGCTGGTGCTGGACCAACCTTTTGTGGGGCTCGATGTAGCGTCCAGGGAAAAATTGTCGGAGATTTTGCAGGATATGGTAAATAAAGCTGCCGTAATTCTTATTTGCGGGGCCAACCAGGTTCCGGATTTTACAGATAAAGTGCTGGAACTCGAAAAAGGCAGGGTAACAACCTTTCGGGACCGGGAGGCTTACAATCCGCCGCAAGACCGGGAGCACTTTGCATTGAACGGGACGCTTTTCAGTAAATTACAGCTACCGGCCGATAAAAAGGTGTTTGATACCATTGTGGATATGACAGATGTCAATGTAAGACTTGGCGGGAAGCATATACTGAAAGACATCAACTGGAAAGTGAAAAGGGGAGAGCAATGGGCCCTTATCGGCCATAATGGTGCCGGGAAAACCACATTACTCAGCCTGATCACTGCCGATAATCCGCAGGGCTATAACAACAACCTGACGCTGTTCGACCGTCGTCGCGGTACGGGAGAGAGTATCTGGGATATCAAAGGGGAGATAGGTTTTGTATCTTCCGAACTGCATCTGTATTTTTTGAGGGGAAAAGGCATATTCAATACCATACCCGGTATAGACAATGGTTCCGGGGAAATCTACAGCACTTTAAGTTGTCTGGATGTTATCGTATCCGGTTTCAATGATGAAGTGGGGCTGGTTACCGAACCATCCGAATACCAGTTGAACATTGCGGGGCAATGGTTACACATTCTGGGATTGGAACGTTTGGAAAAAAGTCTTTTTGCCCATGCTTCGCTCGGGGAACAGCGAAGTATACTGCTGGCACGTGCCCTGGTGAAATTCCCTTCCCTGCTTATTCTGGACGAACCGCTACAGGGACTGGACGATCACCAGACGACATATTTTAAGGCACTTCTGAACCGGCTTTGTGAAACCCTGGGCACGACCATGATCTACGTATCGCATTACAGGGATGAAATACCGGATTGTGTAAGCCATATCATTGAGATCAGCCGGGGAGAAGTGGTCCGGAAGGCACATCTTAACTGATTTTAACACAGGAGAAAGTTGATAAACATTTTGATAAGGGCTATATTTAAGGAGTGTTTATTAAAAATCAGACGTATGCTAAAAACAATATTACTTTCGTTGGGCCTGATGTTCTGCTGCTATGGCAGTGCACAGAATTGCAAACAGGACCTGAAACTTATCCTTTCAGAAGGGGAGCACCTTTTTAAGGAGATACACTTTAAGCACAAGGGAAAAGAAACTCGTCGGGGTTTTCTCGAAAACCTGTCGTATGTTGACCATCAGGGCAGGATACACGGTGTGGTTCCTGATACAGTGTATAATGTTATGGTAAACAATGAGATCAATTTTAAAAAGAAAACCGGAGCAACGGATATGGTAATCAGTGAAACCGGAACGCAATACAAAGTGATTTTCAGTGGAGAAGTGGTGAAGTTTATTCCTTCAGAAGAAAATAGTCGCCTTAAACCCTTTGCCATAAATTGCAATACCAATA contains the following coding sequences:
- a CDS encoding ATP-binding cassette domain-containing protein, with protein sequence MSGNLSDTVIDCKEISFVRKGFTILDTVSFQLQHNEFLAIVGRSGAGKTTLGRLLARKLQPVSGELMVSAARIVMVEQQDRFLSVSGRGNTHYSQRYEAQDTSDLLSVDGYLRRVRKEIGVTNEDINRVVEQTGIAHITDSKLLQLSNGERKRTQLAVALLRKPEMLVLDQPFVGLDVASREKLSEILQDMVNKAAVILICGANQVPDFTDKVLELEKGRVTTFRDREAYNPPQDREHFALNGTLFSKLQLPADKKVFDTIVDMTDVNVRLGGKHILKDINWKVKRGEQWALIGHNGAGKTTLLSLITADNPQGYNNNLTLFDRRRGTGESIWDIKGEIGFVSSELHLYFLRGKGIFNTIPGIDNGSGEIYSTLSCLDVIVSGFNDEVGLVTEPSEYQLNIAGQWLHILGLERLEKSLFAHASLGEQRSILLARALVKFPSLLILDEPLQGLDDHQTTYFKALLNRLCETLGTTMIYVSHYRDEIPDCVSHIIEISRGEVVRKAHLN
- a CDS encoding DinB family protein; amino-acid sequence: MENKNVENATIGHPVVTSEDLVNHWQGHRRLTRRVIEAFPEKELFEFSIGGMRPFAELAMEMIKIARPGIVGVATGKWDNMDDMPTPKTREGILELWDKVTEQIDAFWPQISPERFQETDVAFGQYENQIYASLFYFIDNEIHHRGQGYVYLRALGMTPPPFWER